In Phycisphaerae bacterium, a genomic segment contains:
- a CDS encoding ATP-dependent Clp protease ATP-binding subunit, translating into MKKQIETQAVEQIQAVVCTELACQVTRSDGDSTWVFQANGPEISSATLKLSGERLELVVTLASTAGVTRAAAVELWRIVAGLQTGTDRAGTVFGPIEARNGCFELPVKLELHNAPLDLPRLTKLRQALRAVREAGAALRALPGFGNPSPQAQIPPELADYLVPLEARAYPDTGTGSCADVIGRRLGAGLPLALVAPPLRVQLELDRIVARTPAALTMPKGVVRVDELPRLLCAMRPYDLVLAMHSSLLRASMSVYEMGRDLDALFHQLRGLDVGLILHGTREELESALGVGQGRTFSPLYPLLETLAPAAPVDLAWCALGRHGIARQNRGPDLGALLVDVITAEADGTFDERYVTPLAATAAKLGPGHAELADRLHGQMCDLTGSRDTLGTVGDGSATPRPPWLQERLHDRLRGNAFEQFLKRALVGQDRAVAEFAARVFQETVSRPPTAPLRVLQAGPPGTGKSLGAKLLAEYLDLAYHYIDAAGYSSSHSVMASLTGAAPGLVSSYQDGTLARIARRPAVLEIADLDHAPPDVRQALTDCSLRLLQEGTLQAGSGATIRSLSSVIFIYTSNIAYADQGGPVRQFGFGQRAPSPAEVCERVRERMIRELGYAFVSRVGEPIVYVEFTPESAAALAQREIRQLVARTTRAASVEVPDEAAALVVESMPNFAGGARRIMDEVHKWIVPALGELNDERGQALEVVRAGRAQLIVRRKEG; encoded by the coding sequence ATGAAGAAGCAGATCGAAACTCAGGCCGTGGAGCAGATTCAGGCCGTGGTGTGCACCGAGCTGGCCTGCCAGGTCACTCGCTCGGACGGCGATAGCACCTGGGTCTTCCAGGCGAACGGCCCGGAGATCAGCTCGGCGACGCTCAAGCTGAGCGGGGAGCGCCTGGAACTCGTCGTCACACTGGCGAGTACGGCCGGTGTGACCAGGGCCGCGGCGGTCGAGCTGTGGCGTATTGTTGCCGGCTTGCAGACGGGCACGGACCGGGCCGGCACGGTCTTCGGGCCGATCGAGGCGCGGAACGGCTGCTTCGAGCTGCCGGTGAAGCTGGAGCTGCATAATGCTCCGCTCGATCTGCCGCGTCTCACCAAGCTGCGGCAGGCGCTGCGCGCCGTCCGCGAGGCGGGGGCCGCGCTGCGGGCGCTGCCGGGTTTTGGCAATCCATCGCCGCAGGCGCAGATCCCGCCGGAGCTGGCCGACTACCTCGTGCCGTTGGAAGCCCGCGCCTACCCGGACACCGGAACCGGCAGTTGTGCTGATGTCATCGGCCGGCGTTTGGGCGCGGGGCTGCCGCTGGCGCTGGTGGCGCCGCCGCTGCGCGTCCAGCTCGAGCTCGACCGGATCGTAGCGCGGACTCCCGCAGCACTCACCATGCCCAAGGGAGTCGTGCGTGTGGACGAATTGCCGCGGCTGCTGTGCGCCATGCGCCCATACGATCTCGTGCTGGCGATGCACAGTTCTCTGTTGCGGGCGTCCATGTCGGTATACGAAATGGGCCGCGACCTCGACGCGCTCTTTCACCAGCTCAGGGGCTTGGATGTGGGGCTCATTCTTCACGGGACCCGCGAGGAACTCGAGAGCGCGTTGGGCGTCGGCCAGGGCCGCACGTTCTCGCCGCTGTACCCGTTGCTGGAGACGCTCGCGCCGGCGGCGCCCGTCGATCTGGCGTGGTGCGCCCTCGGACGGCACGGCATCGCCCGACAGAACCGGGGTCCGGACCTCGGGGCCCTGCTCGTCGATGTGATCACCGCCGAGGCCGACGGCACTTTCGACGAGCGGTACGTGACGCCGCTCGCGGCGACGGCGGCGAAGCTCGGGCCGGGTCACGCGGAGCTCGCGGACCGCCTGCACGGGCAGATGTGCGATCTCACGGGCTCGCGCGACACTCTCGGGACCGTGGGTGACGGCTCGGCGACGCCGCGCCCGCCGTGGCTGCAGGAGCGGCTGCACGACCGGCTGCGGGGCAACGCGTTTGAGCAGTTCCTCAAGCGGGCGCTGGTGGGTCAGGACCGGGCGGTGGCGGAATTCGCGGCGCGCGTCTTTCAGGAGACGGTGAGCCGGCCGCCGACGGCGCCGCTGCGCGTGCTCCAGGCGGGGCCACCCGGGACTGGCAAGAGTCTTGGCGCCAAGTTGCTGGCCGAGTATCTCGACCTCGCGTACCACTACATCGACGCCGCGGGCTACAGCAGCTCACACTCCGTGATGGCGAGCCTCACGGGTGCGGCGCCGGGGCTGGTCTCGTCGTACCAGGACGGCACGCTGGCGCGGATTGCGCGGCGCCCCGCGGTGCTGGAAATCGCGGACCTGGATCACGCGCCGCCGGACGTGCGCCAGGCCCTGACGGACTGCTCGCTGCGGCTGCTGCAGGAGGGGACCTTGCAGGCCGGCTCAGGGGCCACGATCCGCAGCCTGAGCAGCGTGATCTTCATCTACACCTCCAACATCGCCTACGCCGACCAGGGCGGGCCGGTGCGGCAGTTCGGGTTCGGCCAGCGCGCGCCCAGCCCGGCGGAAGTCTGCGAGCGCGTCCGCGAGCGGATGATCCGCGAACTCGGCTACGCGTTCGTGAGTCGCGTGGGAGAGCCGATCGTGTATGTCGAGTTCACGCCGGAGTCGGCCGCCGCGCTGGCGCAGCGCGAGATCCGGCAACTGGTCGCGCGGACGACGCGTGCCGCCAGCGTGGAGGTTCCGGACGAGGCGGCGGCGCTGGTTGTGGAGAGCATGCCGAACTTTGCGGGTGGCGCGCGGCGGATCATGGACGAGGTTCACAAGTGGATTGTGCCGGCGCTGGGCGAATTGAACGACGAACGCGGGCAAGCGCTCGAAGTCGTGCGCGCCGGGCGCGCCCAGCTGATTGTGCGCAGGAAGGAAGGTTGA
- a CDS encoding VWA domain-containing protein: protein MAKFDSADNEGFSRWDYDDREPFLRPWRKISIADARRCTASWKKRVDAEEMLDNQIHEAQLLAASCALGRPAQAADLKAKPQKGPLYTQYPGYPAARACIGHTAIAETLAQLQAGALPPVDSATLGPRAARVDPTALARTAQYVQEQVGYRQVLDHLTHFRNLTAAESYRLFACAMNDFSFPLLRDVICAAVNLGECLAGWVSRPAVRAQLHPLTVRVFDALTPVVAEYTAALNHCEAHELPARGAALQRALLTALLPLLPPPAAPTDEKHPATAAPQDVNRVPLAREGRPLQISAADPLRGLDELGPPLIDQPANPLALLCARAGGEAVLPSGVDAGHSDLQMLLQALGQSLSAATQDDAWGTPRTDAVSRTIQTSLFRPGVMEDKLATEKHRVKLFGTNREELIAEEILPRARDAAIVDRVRRGAAPIERKLRRFQWFGNRKELAVDRHHSQGSLDARRLHRIGTSALLYRQWHEHVVTDYHGEPLVVLAMDGSSSNTVHTSFAGQIVTAAFLKIARLARIRVLAAEYSSGSGGALVRWLHHPRKTAGARGEDALEVIASLPLGGQGCNHDVGSISYIIRVALPLLAPGQVVYVVNITDGQYNSPLPEVRAMIRALREQLRLVYTVVVLGEHVVDLPEAHHVVHVPAAELQDAHAIAERIGIHVHGLVQNMRTKGKRGHVAQRLRRRAPVG, encoded by the coding sequence GTGGCGAAGTTCGACTCCGCTGACAACGAAGGGTTCAGCCGGTGGGACTACGACGACCGGGAACCGTTTCTCCGACCCTGGCGCAAAATCTCGATCGCGGATGCGCGGCGCTGCACGGCGTCCTGGAAGAAACGCGTGGATGCGGAAGAAATGCTGGACAATCAGATCCATGAGGCCCAGCTCCTGGCCGCGAGCTGCGCGCTCGGTCGTCCGGCCCAGGCGGCGGACCTGAAAGCCAAGCCACAGAAAGGGCCGCTCTACACGCAGTATCCGGGCTATCCCGCCGCCCGCGCCTGCATCGGACACACGGCCATTGCCGAGACGCTGGCGCAACTGCAGGCCGGCGCGCTGCCGCCGGTGGATTCAGCCACGCTCGGCCCGAGAGCGGCCCGGGTCGACCCGACGGCCCTCGCGCGTACGGCTCAGTATGTGCAGGAGCAGGTCGGCTACCGGCAGGTGCTCGACCATCTGACACATTTCCGAAACCTGACCGCGGCCGAATCGTACCGCCTGTTTGCCTGCGCCATGAACGACTTCAGCTTTCCCCTGCTGCGCGACGTCATCTGCGCGGCGGTCAATCTCGGTGAGTGCCTCGCCGGGTGGGTGAGCCGTCCCGCCGTGCGGGCGCAACTGCACCCCCTGACCGTCCGGGTCTTTGACGCCCTGACGCCGGTGGTCGCCGAATACACGGCCGCGCTCAACCATTGTGAAGCCCACGAACTTCCCGCCCGCGGCGCGGCGCTCCAACGGGCCCTGCTCACGGCGTTGCTGCCGCTGCTGCCGCCGCCCGCAGCACCGACCGACGAAAAGCACCCGGCTACGGCGGCGCCCCAGGATGTGAACCGGGTTCCGCTGGCACGGGAGGGCCGGCCGCTGCAAATTTCCGCGGCGGACCCGCTGCGCGGGCTCGATGAGCTTGGCCCGCCGCTGATCGATCAGCCTGCGAATCCCCTGGCACTGCTCTGTGCGCGTGCGGGCGGGGAGGCGGTACTCCCGTCCGGGGTCGACGCCGGCCACTCCGATCTCCAGATGCTGCTGCAGGCTTTGGGCCAGTCGTTGTCCGCGGCGACGCAGGATGACGCCTGGGGGACGCCGCGCACGGACGCGGTCAGCCGGACCATTCAAACCAGCCTGTTCAGGCCGGGGGTGATGGAGGACAAGCTGGCGACGGAGAAGCACCGCGTGAAGCTGTTCGGCACCAACCGCGAGGAGCTGATTGCCGAGGAGATTCTGCCGCGCGCCCGGGATGCCGCGATTGTGGACCGCGTCCGGCGGGGCGCCGCGCCGATCGAACGCAAGCTGCGCCGCTTCCAATGGTTCGGGAATCGCAAGGAGCTTGCCGTCGACCGGCACCACAGCCAGGGCAGTCTGGACGCCCGGCGGCTCCATCGAATCGGCACTTCCGCGCTGCTGTACCGTCAGTGGCACGAGCACGTGGTCACCGACTATCACGGTGAGCCGCTGGTCGTGCTGGCCATGGATGGCAGCAGCTCGAATACCGTCCATACGAGCTTTGCCGGGCAGATCGTGACGGCGGCGTTCCTGAAGATCGCGCGGCTGGCGCGCATCCGCGTCTTGGCGGCCGAGTACTCGTCAGGGTCCGGGGGGGCCCTGGTGCGCTGGCTGCATCATCCGCGCAAGACGGCGGGCGCACGCGGTGAGGACGCGCTGGAGGTGATCGCCAGCCTCCCGCTCGGCGGACAGGGCTGCAATCACGATGTGGGGAGCATTTCCTACATCATCCGGGTAGCGCTGCCGCTGCTGGCGCCCGGCCAGGTCGTCTACGTCGTCAACATTACGGATGGTCAATACAACAGCCCGCTGCCCGAAGTCCGCGCGATGATCCGGGCACTGCGCGAGCAACTCCGGCTGGTCTACACGGTGGTCGTGCTGGGCGAGCACGTCGTGGACCTCCCGGAAGCCCACCACGTGGTTCACGTGCCCGCGGCCGAGTTGCAGGACGCACACGCGATCGCGGAACGGATCGGGATACACGTGCACGGCCTCGTACAGAACATGCGCACGAAAGGAAAACGCGGCCATGTGGCGCAAAGACTCCGACGACGAGCCCCGGTGGGATGA